The Rhipicephalus sanguineus isolate Rsan-2018 chromosome 7, BIME_Rsan_1.4, whole genome shotgun sequence genome includes a window with the following:
- the LOC119400449 gene encoding polycomb group protein Pc, whose translation MREAIHKASRERRSGQRRTPLSERLSEVMELSSVGERVFAAECIQKKRIRKGRVEYYVKWRGWSHKYNTWEPEENILDGRLLEAFESSQRDSGPGKRGQKSKKERSHSSSEPQQDFRHDSNKAKSEDDTSNDAPATPHGNSSSTETNPAVSPPHSPPPVLSPSATEEKDSSTATAASRLSASTLQSATPPQQQQPQTPHPAAVTPKPQPAEAKELSGKAKPAIAVASPPKTLQSAKSPKEEEEKAKLVTAAPSQPPSEKSCEPTTSVSKPSPAEACLSSPPVLEASKKPDTATKRKLDVKPTSSSPQIQVASVSQQPPSKMPRLSRPMDVPTINAAAKPPPVSTAAASLVNGSSPVRVPVRPPVAFKPITPRLGMTHVHHTHPPASHLAVPPVAARLGTGQLGPAAVARISRPPHLALPTSSPSLHQAASNSANSVGPVPHPTAVPISSPVPATGVVAPQQPVPSATPVLNGRDGAPPQPGSDRENVCKPAVSAVSQGKPMHSHNGQAASPPMLLPPKEASAEPAVAEPEYSQLAIIPDFWQKQSPVVDQVLITDVTANLVTVTVRECRTQAGFFRDRSNEQAPKDIK comes from the exons ATGCGCGAAGCCATCCACAAAGCGAGCCGGGAGCGACGGAGCGGGCAACGTCGCACACCGCTTTCCGAGCGCCTCAGCGAAGTCATGGAGCTCTCGTCGGTCGGCGAGCGCGTCTTCGCCGCCGAGTGCATACAGAAGAAGCGAATTCGAAAG GGCCGTGTCGAGTACTACGTCAAGTGGCGTGGCTGGAGTCACAA GTACAACACCTGGGAACCCGAGGAAAACATACTGGACGGCCGTTTGCTGGAAGCCTTCGAGAGCAG TCAGAGAGATTCTGGACCGGGCAAGCGAGGCCAGAAATCCAAAAAAGAACGAAGTCAT AGCTCAAGCGAGCCACAGCAGGATTTCCGGCACGACTCCAACAAGGCCAAGAGTGAGGACGACACCTCCAACGATGCACCTGCTACACCTCATGGCAACAGCTCGAGCACGGAGACAAACCCTGCAGTATCTCCACCACACAGTCCACCACCAGTGTTGTCGCCCAGTGCTACAGAAGAGAAAGACAGCTCCACAGCGACGGCTGCGTCGCGCCTTTCGGCGTCCACGTTGCAGTCTGCGACACcgccacagcagcagcagccacagaCTCCCCATCCGGCTGCCGTGACACCAAAGCCGCAGCCAGCTGAAGCTAAGGAGCTGTCGGGCAAGGCCAAGCCTGCCATTGCTGTAGCCAGCCCACCAAAGACACTTCAGAGTGCCAAGAGCccgaaagaagaggaagaaaaggcaAAACTAGTGACTGCAGCCCCCAGTCAGCCACCGTCGGAGAAAAGCTGCGAACCGACAACGTCCGTCTCTAAGCCAAGCCCAGCAGAGGCATGTTTGTCTTCCCCGCCGGTGTTGGAAGCTTCGAAGAAGCCCGACACGGCAACTAAACGCAAGTTGGATGTGAAGCCAACGTCATCTAGTCCACAGATTCAGGTCGCATCTGTATCCCAGCAACCCCCCAGCAAGATGCCCAGGTTGTCTAGGCCCATGGACGTGCCCACAATCAACGCGGCAGCCAAGCCTCCTCCAGTCTCTACGGCGGCGGCATCGCTCGTGAACGGCTCGTCGCCGGTGAGGGTGCCCGTGCGGCCACCGGTAGCCTTCAAGCCCATCACTCCACGCCTCGGCATGACGCACGTTCACCACACCCATCCCCCTGCCTCGCACCTTGCGGTGCCCCCCGTAGCCGCCCGACTGGGTACCGGGCAGCTCGGACCGGCAGCGGTGGCACGAATCTCGCGGCCACCCCATCTGGCTCTGCCAACCAGTTCGCCATCTCTGCATCAGGCTGCATCGAATTCTGCCAACTCTGTCGGTCCCGTACCCCACCCCACCGCTGTACCCATCAGCTCCCCCGTTCCTGCCACGGGTGTTGTTGCACCCCAGCAGCCGGTGCCGTCGGCGACTCCCGTTCTCAATGGGCGCGACGGCGCGCCACCTCAGCCGGGCAGCGACCGCGAGAATGTCTGCAAACCAGCAGTTTCAGCCGTCTCCCAAGGAAAGCCGATGCACAGTCACAATGGCCAGGCTGCGTCTCCTCCGATGCTGCTGCCACCCAAGGAAGCCAGCGCAGAGCCGGCTGTAGCCGAGCCCGAGTACAGCCAGCTTGCCATCATCCCCGACTTCTGGCAGAAGCAGAGTCCAGTTGTGGATCAAGTCCTGATTACGGATGTGACTGCCAACCTGGTCACGGTGACTGTGCGCGAGTGTCGGACACAGGCAGGATTCTTCCGCGATAGGAGCAATGAGCAGGCGCCGAAGGACATTAAGTGA